In Mycoplasmopsis fermentans PG18, one genomic interval encodes:
- the mnmA gene encoding tRNA 2-thiouridine(34) synthase MnmA, which translates to MHKKKVILGMSGGVDSSVAAYLLLQQGYDVEGLFMRNWDSYVNNDFLGNENISQDICPQEQDYQDALAVANKLGIKLHRVDFVKEYWDNVFENFIEEYKKGRTPNPDILCNKYIKFDAFLKYAFEKLNADYIAMGHYAKVKNGKLYRAKDQNKDQTYFLAQLTNQQLEKVLMPLADYPKEEIRKIAKKLDLATATKKDSTGICFIGERHFTKFLQNYIPAQKGKILDIKTKEVLGTHDGCFYYTIGQRKGLNLGGKSEAHYVCGHDVKNNIIYAAPASDPSYLESNMLIASNLCLNHHRFNKNKLSAKFRYRQKDLKVKVEFLENNKIKVFYPSKAQAVTPGQQVVLYDQDKCLGGAIIEEIYLNNIKKDYI; encoded by the coding sequence ATGCATAAAAAGAAAGTTATTTTAGGAATGTCTGGAGGAGTAGACTCTTCAGTAGCTGCATATTTATTACTTCAACAAGGTTATGATGTTGAAGGTCTTTTTATGCGGAATTGAGATTCATATGTTAATAATGATTTTTTAGGCAATGAAAATATTAGTCAAGATATTTGCCCTCAAGAACAAGATTATCAAGATGCTTTAGCAGTAGCAAATAAATTAGGTATTAAGCTTCATCGTGTTGATTTTGTCAAAGAATACTGAGATAATGTTTTTGAAAACTTTATTGAAGAATATAAAAAAGGTCGAACACCTAATCCTGATATTTTATGCAATAAATATATTAAATTTGATGCTTTCTTAAAATATGCTTTTGAAAAACTCAATGCTGATTATATTGCCATGGGTCATTATGCCAAAGTTAAGAATGGTAAACTTTATCGGGCGAAAGATCAAAATAAAGATCAAACATATTTTTTAGCTCAATTAACTAATCAACAACTAGAAAAAGTTTTAATGCCTCTTGCTGATTATCCTAAAGAAGAAATAAGAAAAATAGCTAAAAAATTAGACTTAGCTACAGCTACAAAAAAAGATTCAACAGGTATTTGTTTTATTGGCGAAAGACATTTTACAAAATTCTTACAAAACTATATTCCAGCTCAAAAAGGAAAAATATTAGACATTAAAACTAAAGAAGTTTTAGGAACTCATGATGGTTGTTTCTATTACACTATCGGTCAAAGAAAAGGATTAAATTTAGGCGGCAAAAGTGAAGCTCACTATGTTTGCGGTCATGATGTCAAAAACAATATTATTTATGCTGCACCAGCTAGTGATCCTAGTTATTTAGAAAGTAATATGCTAATAGCTTCAAACTTATGTCTAAATCATCATCGCTTTAATAAAAACAAATTAAGTGCTAAATTTAGATATCGTCAAAAAGATCTTAAAGTTAAAGTTGAATTCTTAGAAAATAATAAAATTAAAGTATTTTATCCATCAAAAGCTCAAGCAGTAACCCCCGGTCAACAAGTTGTTTTATATGATCAAGACAAGTGCTTAGGCGGAGCAATAATTGAAGAAATATACTTAAACAATATTAAAAAAGATTACATTTAG